A DNA window from Alligator mississippiensis isolate rAllMis1 chromosome 11, rAllMis1, whole genome shotgun sequence contains the following coding sequences:
- the LOC132244062 gene encoding protein unc-45 homolog B-like: MLTAARKKLCYKMTQVTIQWLEILQRLCLHDNVDVQHRGLVVAYNLISADKELAKKLVESELLEILTVAGKQKDDPKIQHALDAARECLVKCMDYGLIKPLSRA, translated from the exons ATGCTGACAGCAGCACGGAAGAAACTCTGCTATAAAATGACTCAAGTG ACAATCCAGTGGCTGGAAATCCTGCAGAGGCTCTGCTTGCATGACAATGTGGATGTTCAGCACCGTGGGCTGGTTGTTGCTTACAACCTAATCAGCGCTGACAAAGAACTCGCCAAAAAGTTGGTAGAGAGTGAGCTCCTGGAGATCCTGACAGTTGCTGGCAAACAAAAAGATGACCCCAAAATACAGCATGCTCTTGACGCAGCTCGTGAGTGCCTTGTGAAGTGCATGGACTATGGGCTGATCAAACCGCTGTCACGGGCATGA